Below is a genomic region from Pyrococcus kukulkanii.
GTGGGTTACACTAAGGCCTTCACTTTTCATATCATTCCTTGACGGTTTATACAGTGGTGACGGCTCAGTTCCAAAGTTTGCTAAGTACCCTGATGGCATAAGGTTCCATGGAACAATGGAGGTAGCTCAAATAGCAGAGAATCCGAGGGATAAGGAGGAGTTCTTCGAGGAGATAGCTTGGTACCTTAGGTACTTTGACGTTGATGCGAGGGTGAGGGTCGATGCCCTCAACGACGGTAGGTACAAGGTCAGGTTGCTGCTTTCGCACTCCCTTGAGAACGTGATGAAATTTGCTGAGCTTATTCCTCTAACACTTTCTCCCTCGAAGAGAGAGAGACTCCTTAAAGAAATTGAAAAGTACCTTAGCGAGATAGGAGGCTCAAAGTACTCCGAAAGAGAGGTCGAACTGCAAAAGTGGTTCGAGAGGATAAAGAACGGCGAAAAGAAGAAGTTTATCGTCCTAAAATCAATGACTCCTGTTACATACAATGTAACAACAGAGACCGGCAACCTCCTAGCTAATGGTTTGCTAGTTAAGAACTCCGGAGGTTTGGGAACCCCAGCCCACGAGAGGGTTGAGCCGGGAATGATACACAGGGCCCATAAGGGAGTCCTCTTCATAGACGAGATCGCAACCTTGAGCCTGAAGATGCAGCAAAGCCTACTTACTGCAATGCAGGAGAAGAAATTCCCAATAACTGGGCAGAGCGAACTCTCAAGCGGAGCAATGGTTAGAACTGAGCCAGTCCCCTGTGACTTCATCCTCGTCGCGGCAGGTAACCTCGATACGATAGAGAAGATGCACCCGGCTCTGCGCTCAAGGATAAGGGGTTACGGTTATGAAGTTTATATGAGGACTACGATGCCCGACACCCCTGAGAACAGAAGAAAGCTAGTCCAGTTCGTAGCCCAGGAAGTCAAGAAGGACGGAAGGATTCCGCACTTCACGAGGGATGCCGTGGAGGAGATAATCAGGGAGGCCCAGAAGAGGGCCGGAAGGAAGGGCCACCTCACCTTGAGGCTCAGAGACCTCGGCGGTGTTGTTAGGGCAGCAGGTGACATAGCGGTGAGGAAGGGCAAGAAGTACGTAACTAGGGAGGACGTTCTCGAGGCTCTCAAGCTCGCTAAACCACTCGAGAAGCAGCTCGCGGACTGGTACATAGAGAGGAAGAAGGAGTACCAGGTAATCAGGGTTAAGGGCGGTGAGGTAGGTAGGGTCAATGGCTTAGCTGTAATTGGAGAGATGAGTGGTATCGTTCTTCCGATAGAAGCAATAGTCGCTCCAGCTGCGAGCAAGGAGGAGGGCAAGATAATAGTCACAGGAAAGCTTGGCGAGATCGCTAGAGAGGCAGTTCAAAATGTTTCAGCTATAATAAAGAGGTATAAGGGTGAGGACATAAGCCGTTACGATATTCACGTACAATTCCTGCAGACGTACGAGGGCGTTGAGGGTGACTCAGCAAGCATAAGCGTTGCCACCGCGGTGATCTCTGCATTGGAGGAAATTCCTGTGAGGCAGGACGTTGCGATGACGGGTTCCTTGAGTGTGAGGGGCGAAGTCTTGCCAGTTGGTGGTGTAACTCCAAAAATTGAGGCAGCAATAGAGGCCGGGATAAAGGAGGTAATAATACCCAAGGCCAACGAGAAGGACGTCTTCCTAAGTCCGGACAAGAGGGCAAGGATTAAGATAATCCCGGTTGAGAGGATTGATGAAGTGCTTGAGATAGCCCTTGTGGAGAGCAAGAAAAAGAGGGAGCTGATTGAGAAGATAAGGAAGAGCCTTCCCATGGGGGTTGCCGAAAATGCTGGTGGCGAAGCCGTGCACGAGCATGGGGGGAGTTCTGGTTCAGCTGTACCTCTGGAAGGAGATAAAGCTTGACATATCAAAGCTCGCAAACGAAATGAAGGCTAAGGGGTACAAGGTGAAGACCTTAATCCCTGGAATAATGGTCGTTGCGGAATTTGAAGGTTATGAGGTCAGCGTTTATCCAAGTGGCAAGATAATAATCAAGGAGCTTAGGGACGAGAAGAAGGCTGAGGAGATAGCGAGGAAGATATATGAGATGGCGGGGGTAAGTGTTGAGGATTGAGCTTCTCCTCCTTATGATAGTTTTTATATGGGATGGCTACTTCTTCCTCCGCTATATCCTGGGTTTACTTAAGGGCTACAAAACGATGAAGTGGAATCCTACGGTTTCCGTAGTGATTCCGGCTTATAATGAAGAGGAGAACATAGAGAGGGCTATAAGGGCCGTTCTTGAGCAGGACTATCTCGTTAAGGAGGTTATAGTCGTTGACGATGGAAGCGAAGATAGAACGTACGAGAAAGCTAGATCAGTTAGGGATCCCAGGGTTAAGGTGATCAGGGTTGAGCACGGGGGGAAGGCCTGGGCCCTCAACCATGGCATCAAGCTCGCAACTGGGGAAGTGATAGTTACTACCGATGCCGACTCTTTCATGGCAAAGGATGCCGTAAGAAGGTTGATTGAGAGGTTTTATTCTTCGGATGTTCTGGCAGTTGGAGGTCAGATAAGGGTCGTCGTTGAGTCATTCCTTACGTTAGTTCAGGACATAGA
It encodes:
- the lonB gene encoding ATP-dependent protease LonB yields the protein MSEERMDLGIEFETTEEIPVPERLIDQVIGQDHAVEVIKTAAKQRRHVLLIGEPGTGKSMLGQAMAELLPTENLEDILVFPNPEDENMPKIKTVPACQGRKIVEEYRKKAKEQESIKSYLLFFVFFIVAMAIFVSRGDPNTILLGVFVILVALMAVANMRFKTQALVPKLLVDNCGRKKAPFVDATGAHAGALLGDVRHDPFQCFSGYETVFLRINGEEKRIEVKEFVEEVLRSPSGEGFDGSIKITYKDFQNDNVEILTDKGYVKLLYANKREGEQEILKITNLEKDYWLSVTPDHKVYTREGIKEAQDLTENDEIVRKPVVILDEVDIARTYGEEEKLKDYRRWEEFKAENPGVGYKRAAKALNIKESTVRWWNSGSKPQSVKLVEELKALNLLPLKDDDPRLQKIALILGALFSDGSIDKNLNTLSFISSEREAIDRFVSILKELFGEFEFEIKENRDSYGKSMLFRTWDRRIIRFFVALGAPVGNKTKIKLTLPWWVTLRPSLFISFLDGLYSGDGSVPKFAKYPDGIRFHGTMEVAQIAENPRDKEEFFEEIAWYLRYFDVDARVRVDALNDGRYKVRLLLSHSLENVMKFAELIPLTLSPSKRERLLKEIEKYLSEIGGSKYSEREVELQKWFERIKNGEKKKFIVLKSMTPVTYNVTTETGNLLANGLLVKNSGGLGTPAHERVEPGMIHRAHKGVLFIDEIATLSLKMQQSLLTAMQEKKFPITGQSELSSGAMVRTEPVPCDFILVAAGNLDTIEKMHPALRSRIRGYGYEVYMRTTMPDTPENRRKLVQFVAQEVKKDGRIPHFTRDAVEEIIREAQKRAGRKGHLTLRLRDLGGVVRAAGDIAVRKGKKYVTREDVLEALKLAKPLEKQLADWYIERKKEYQVIRVKGGEVGRVNGLAVIGEMSGIVLPIEAIVAPAASKEEGKIIVTGKLGEIAREAVQNVSAIIKRYKGEDISRYDIHVQFLQTYEGVEGDSASISVATAVISALEEIPVRQDVAMTGSLSVRGEVLPVGGVTPKIEAAIEAGIKEVIIPKANEKDVFLSPDKRARIKIIPVERIDEVLEIALVESKKKRELIEKIRKSLPMGVAENAGGEAVHEHGGSSGSAVPLEGDKA